The following are encoded in a window of Etheostoma cragini isolate CJK2018 chromosome 7, CSU_Ecrag_1.0, whole genome shotgun sequence genomic DNA:
- the kif1b gene encoding kinesin-like protein KIF1B isoform X14 translates to MSGASVKVAVRVRPFNSREIGKDSKCIIQMQGNTTTILNPKAPKEPAKTFSFDYSYWSHTTPEDPSFASQNLVYNDIGKEMLAHAFEGYNVCIFAYGQTGAGKSYTMMGKQEEGQEGIIPMLCEDLFEKINEENNKEELAYSVEVSYMEIYCERVRDLLNPKNKGNLRVREHPLLGPYVEDLSKLAVTSYTDIADLMDAGNKARTVAATNMNETSSRSHAVFTIVFTQKKHDSETDLSTEKVSKISLVDLAGSERADSTGAKGTRLKEGANINKSLTTLGKVISALAEVSKKKKKSDFIPYRDSVLTWLLRENLGGNSRTAMVAALSPADINYDETLSTLRYADRAKNIKCNAVINEDPNNKLVRDLKDEVARLKELLHAQGLGDILDIDPMGDDCPGSGIKSPIGSLTASPSSGLLCSQGGLQSVTSIQERIMSTPGGEEAIERLKESEKIIAELNETWEEKLRKTEAIRMEREALLAEMGVAIREDGGTLGVFSPKKTPHLVNLNEDPLMSECLLYYIKDGITRVGQADAERRQDIVLSGAHIKEEHCIFRSEKNANGNVIVMLVPCEGSETYVNGKRVEDSIQLRSGNRIIMGKNHVFRFNHPEQARAEREKTPTAETPVEPVDWTFAQRELLEKQGIDMKQEMEKRLTEMEILYKKEKEEADQLLEQQRLDGDSDSGDDSDKRSCEESWRLITSLREKLPPSKLQTIVKKCGLPSSGKIREPVKMYQIPQRRRITKDSKWVTISDLKIQAVKEICYEVALNDFRHTRQEIEALAIVKMKELCASYSKKDPNERDSWRAVARDVWDTVGVGDERIEDLITNGPRAGVVVMDDLKVHIDKLEDILHEVKKQNNMKDEEIRALRNKMVKMEKVLPLITPESQEKPVVGTSTCATIAATTPSPRDGKPPLPEKLDGEDVDSQTGQSTGDDSTLKRGHMRWMRQEQLRLKNLQQQEISKQLRRQNGPHRFIPPEDRKLRFPFKSNPKHRNSWSPGTHIIITDQQVIELKVPKEAVEEEEGESQAGEGLQSREKMAASLIQVTPPLPSPSVQCRSKDMDQGSSQGHRNNYRNNQNQQPYERGRSNSFNHRQRPSGSMESLQQSESNRRHTQAFYQPRHHQNQPTHPQPHHQQQPCYYDSMMYTDSRFNGYQQYPPIDHANHSIPFRAPPRMRRQMSAPNLKASRETAV, encoded by the exons CTATTCTAAACCCCAAAGCCCCAAAGGAACCTGCAAAGACCTTCAGTTTCGATTACTCCTACTGGTCACATACTACG CCAGAAGACCCCAGCTTTGCATCACAGAACCTTGTGTACAATGATATTGGCAAAGAAATGCTGGCGCATGCATTTGAAGGCTACAACGTCTGCATCTTTGCTTACGGCCAGACAGGAGCTGGCAAATCCTACACCATGATGGGCAAGCAAGAGGAGGGGCAGGAAGGAATCATTCCCATG CTCTGTGAAGATCTATTTGAGAAAATCAATGAGGAGAACAACAAAGAGGAGCTCGCCTACTCGGTAGAG GTCAGTTACATGGAGATCTACTGTGAGAGGGTGCGGGATTTGCTAAACCCTAAGAACAAAGGGAATTTGCGAGTGCGGGAGCATCCATTACTGGGCCCCTACGTGGAGGACCTGTCCAAGCTAGCTGTCACCTCCTACACAGACATCGCTGACCTCATGGATGCAGGCAACAAGGCCAG AACTGTGGCCGCCACCAACATGAATGAGACCAGCAGCAGGTCCCATGCTGTTTTTACCATCGTCTTCACACAGAAGAAACATGACAGCGAAACAGATCTCTCCACAGAAAAG GTCAGTAAAATTAGTCTGGTAGACTTGGCAGGGAGTGAACGAGCAGATTCCACTGGAGCTAAAGGCACCAGGCTAAAG GAAGGAGCAAACATCAACAAATCTCTCACCACGTTAGGAAAGGTTATCTCTGCCTTGGCTGAAGTg agcaagaagaagaagaagtcgGACTTCATCCCGTACAGAGACTCTGTTCTGACATGGCTGCTGAGGGAGAACCTCG GTGGAAACTCCAGAACAGCCATGGTAGCTGCCCTCAGTCCTGCAGACATCAACTATGATGAAACTCTCAGCACGCTCCG CTATGCTGATCGAGCTAAGAACATCAAATGCAATGCTGTCATCAATGAGGATCCCAACAATAAGCTGGTGCGTGACCTGAAGGATGAAGTGGCTCGACTGAAGGAACTGCTCCATGCTCAGGGCCTGGGAGACATCCTAGACA TTGATCCTATGGGGGATGATTGCCCAGGAAGTGgaatcaaat CCCCTATTGGTTCCTTGACAGCCTCACCATCCTCTGGATTACTGTGCAGCCAGGGGGGCCTTCAGTCAGTCACCAGCATTCAGGAGCGGATCATGTCCACCCCTGGGGGAGAGGAGGCTATCGAAAGACTCAAG GAATCAGAAAAGATTATTGCCGAGCTCAATGAAACCTGGGAAGAGAAACTGCGAAAGACAGAGGCAATCCGAATGGAGAG GGAGGCCTTGCTTGCAGAGATGGGTGTGGCAATTCGTGAAGATGGAGGCACTTTGGGGGTCTTCTCTCCTAAAAAG ACTCCACACCTGGTTAACCTGAATGAGGATCCTCTCATGTCTGAGTGTCTGCTCTACTACATCAAAGACGGAATTACAAG GGTGGGTCAGGCTGATGCTGAAAGACGACAGGACATTGTTTTAAGTGGAGCTCACATCAAGGAAGAGCACTGCATCTTCCGCAGCGAGAAGAATGCCAATGGAAATG TTATCGTCATGCTGGTGCCCTGCGAGGGATCGGAAACCTACGTCAACGGCAAGCGCGTTGAGGATTCAATCCAGCTTCGTTCGG GTAACCGTATCATTATGGGAAAGAACCACGTGTTCCGGTTCAACCACCCAGAACAGGCCCGAGCTGAAAGGGAGAAAACGCCAACTGCCGAAACCCCTGTGGAGCCGGTGGATTGGACCTTTGCTCAGAGAGAGCTTCTGGAGAAGCAGGGTATTGACATGAAGcaagagatggagaaaag GCTCACTGAGATGGAAATCTTGtacaaaaaggagaaagaagaagcagACCAACTTCTGGAGCAACAACGACTG GATGGAGACTCTGATAGTGGGGATGACTCAGATAAGAGGTCATGTGAAGAGAGCTGGAGACTGATCACTTCCTTGAGGGAAAAGCTGCCCCCCAGCAAGCTACAAACCATAGTAAAAAAGTGTGGATTACCCAGCAGTGGGAAGATAAGAGAGCCAGTTAAAATGTACCAGATCCCTCAGCGGCGCCGCATCACCAAGGACTCCAAGTGGGTGACGATCTCTGACCTGAAGATTCAGGCAGTCAAAGAAATTTGTTATGAAGTAGCACTCAATGATTTCCGCCACACACGGCAGGAAATTGAGGCCCTGGCCATTGTAAAGATGAAGGAGCTTTGTGCTAGCTACAGTAAGAAGGACCCCAACGAGCGGGACTCGTGGAGGGCGGTGGCTCGAGATGTTTGGGATACTGTAGGGGTTGGTGATGAACGCATTGAGGATCTTATAACCAATGGACCTCGAGCAGGAGTGGTTGTTATGGATGACCTTAAGGTGCACATTGATAAACTTGAGGACATCTTGCACGAGGtgaagaaacaaaataacatgaaagaTGAGGAGATCCGTGCTCTCAGGAACAAGATGGTCAAAATGGAAAAGGTCCTTCCACTCATCACCCCAGAGAGCCAAGAAAAGCCTGTTGTAGGTACTTCTACTTGTGCCACCATTGCTGCCACGACTCCAAGCCCCCGAGATGGAAAACCTCCATTGCCTGAAAAGCTTGATGGAGAGGATGTAGATTCACAAACAGGCCAAAGTACTGGAGATGACTCAACCCTAAAACGAGGCCACATGCGCTGGATGCGTCAGGAGCAGTTACGACTGAAGAACCTTCAGCAACAAGAGATCTCCAAGCAGCTGCGCCGACAGAACGGACCACACCGCTTTATACCCCCAGAAGACCGCAAGCTGCGATTCCCTTTCAAAAGCAACCCTAAGCACCGCAACTCATGGAGCCCCGGTACTCATATCATAATTACAGATCAGCAGGTCATTGAGCTAAAGGTCCCCAAAGAAGCtgtagaggaagaagagggagaaagcCAGGCTGGAGAAGGCCTGCAGTCTAGAGAGAAGATGGCTGCTTCACTAATCCAAGTCACTCCCCCACTGCCAAGCCCATCAGTCCAATGCAGGAGCAAAGACATGGACCAAGGTTCAAGCCAGGGCCACAGAAATAACTATAGGAACAACCAGAACCAGCAGCCCTATGAACGAGGCCGCAGCAACTCTTTTAATCACCGCCAGCGCCCTTCTGGCTCCATGGAGTCACTGCAGCAGTCTGAGAGCAACAGGAGGCACACGCAAGCTTTCTACCAGCCCCGCCACCATCAGAACCAGCCAACACATCCCCAGCCTCACCATCAACAACAACCTTGCTACTATGATAGCATGATGTATACAGATAGCAGATTCAATGGCTACCAGCAATACCCTCCCATTGACCACGCTAACCATTCAATCCCCTTTCGGGCACCTCCTCGAATGCGCAGGCAAATGTCCGCTCCAAATCTAAAAGCCAGCAGAGAGACGGCAGTCTGA
- the kif1b gene encoding kinesin-like protein KIF1B isoform X15: MSGASVKVAVRVRPFNSREIGKDSKCIIQMQGNTTTILNPKAPKEPAKTFSFDYSYWSHTTPEDPSFASQNLVYNDIGKEMLAHAFEGYNVCIFAYGQTGAGKSYTMMGKQEEGQEGIIPMLCEDLFEKINEENNKEELAYSVEVSYMEIYCERVRDLLNPKNKGNLRVREHPLLGPYVEDLSKLAVTSYTDIADLMDAGNKARTVAATNMNETSSRSHAVFTIVFTQKKHDSETDLSTEKVSKISLVDLAGSERADSTGAKGTRLKEGANINKSLTTLGKVISALAEVSKKKKKSDFIPYRDSVLTWLLRENLGGNSRTAMVAALSPADINYDETLSTLRYADRAKNIKCNAVINEDPNNKLVRDLKDEVARLKELLHAQGLGDILDTPIGSLTASPSSGLLCSQGGLQSVTSIQERIMSTPGGEEAIERLKESEKIIAELNETWEEKLRKTEAIRMEREALLAEMGVAIREDGGTLGVFSPKKTPHLVNLNEDPLMSECLLYYIKDGITRVGQADAERRQDIVLSGAHIKEEHCIFRSEKNANGNVIVMLVPCEGSETYVNGKRVEDSIQLRSGNRIIMGKNHVFRFNHPEQARAEREKTPTAETPVEPVDWTFAQRELLEKQGIDMKQEMEKRLTEMEILYKKEKEEADQLLEQQRLDGDSDSGDDSDKRSCEESWRLITSLREKLPPSKLQTIVKKCGLPSSGKIREPVKMYQIPQRRRITKDSKWVTISDLKIQAVKEICYEVALNDFRHTRQEIEALAIVKMKELCASYSKKDPNERDSWRAVARDVWDTVGVGDERIEDLITNGPRAGVVVMDDLKVHIDKLEDILHEVKKQNNMKDEEIRALRNKMVKMEKVLPLITPESQEKPVVGTSTCATIAATTPSPRDGKPPLPEKLDGEDVDSQTGQSTGDDSTLKRGHMRWMRQEQLRLKNLQQQEISKQLRRQNGPHRFIPPEDRKLRFPFKSNPKHRNSWSPGTHIIITDQQVIELKVPKEAVEEEEGESQAGEGLQSREKMAASLIQVTPPLPSPSVQCRSKDMDQGSSQGHRNNYRNNQNQQPYERGRSNSFNHRQRPSGSMESLQQSESNRRHTQAFYQPRHHQNQPTHPQPHHQQQPCYYDSMMYTDSRFNGYQQYPPIDHANHSIPFRAPPRMRRQMSAPNLKASRETAV; the protein is encoded by the exons CTATTCTAAACCCCAAAGCCCCAAAGGAACCTGCAAAGACCTTCAGTTTCGATTACTCCTACTGGTCACATACTACG CCAGAAGACCCCAGCTTTGCATCACAGAACCTTGTGTACAATGATATTGGCAAAGAAATGCTGGCGCATGCATTTGAAGGCTACAACGTCTGCATCTTTGCTTACGGCCAGACAGGAGCTGGCAAATCCTACACCATGATGGGCAAGCAAGAGGAGGGGCAGGAAGGAATCATTCCCATG CTCTGTGAAGATCTATTTGAGAAAATCAATGAGGAGAACAACAAAGAGGAGCTCGCCTACTCGGTAGAG GTCAGTTACATGGAGATCTACTGTGAGAGGGTGCGGGATTTGCTAAACCCTAAGAACAAAGGGAATTTGCGAGTGCGGGAGCATCCATTACTGGGCCCCTACGTGGAGGACCTGTCCAAGCTAGCTGTCACCTCCTACACAGACATCGCTGACCTCATGGATGCAGGCAACAAGGCCAG AACTGTGGCCGCCACCAACATGAATGAGACCAGCAGCAGGTCCCATGCTGTTTTTACCATCGTCTTCACACAGAAGAAACATGACAGCGAAACAGATCTCTCCACAGAAAAG GTCAGTAAAATTAGTCTGGTAGACTTGGCAGGGAGTGAACGAGCAGATTCCACTGGAGCTAAAGGCACCAGGCTAAAG GAAGGAGCAAACATCAACAAATCTCTCACCACGTTAGGAAAGGTTATCTCTGCCTTGGCTGAAGTg agcaagaagaagaagaagtcgGACTTCATCCCGTACAGAGACTCTGTTCTGACATGGCTGCTGAGGGAGAACCTCG GTGGAAACTCCAGAACAGCCATGGTAGCTGCCCTCAGTCCTGCAGACATCAACTATGATGAAACTCTCAGCACGCTCCG CTATGCTGATCGAGCTAAGAACATCAAATGCAATGCTGTCATCAATGAGGATCCCAACAATAAGCTGGTGCGTGACCTGAAGGATGAAGTGGCTCGACTGAAGGAACTGCTCCATGCTCAGGGCCTGGGAGACATCCTAGACA CCCCTATTGGTTCCTTGACAGCCTCACCATCCTCTGGATTACTGTGCAGCCAGGGGGGCCTTCAGTCAGTCACCAGCATTCAGGAGCGGATCATGTCCACCCCTGGGGGAGAGGAGGCTATCGAAAGACTCAAG GAATCAGAAAAGATTATTGCCGAGCTCAATGAAACCTGGGAAGAGAAACTGCGAAAGACAGAGGCAATCCGAATGGAGAG GGAGGCCTTGCTTGCAGAGATGGGTGTGGCAATTCGTGAAGATGGAGGCACTTTGGGGGTCTTCTCTCCTAAAAAG ACTCCACACCTGGTTAACCTGAATGAGGATCCTCTCATGTCTGAGTGTCTGCTCTACTACATCAAAGACGGAATTACAAG GGTGGGTCAGGCTGATGCTGAAAGACGACAGGACATTGTTTTAAGTGGAGCTCACATCAAGGAAGAGCACTGCATCTTCCGCAGCGAGAAGAATGCCAATGGAAATG TTATCGTCATGCTGGTGCCCTGCGAGGGATCGGAAACCTACGTCAACGGCAAGCGCGTTGAGGATTCAATCCAGCTTCGTTCGG GTAACCGTATCATTATGGGAAAGAACCACGTGTTCCGGTTCAACCACCCAGAACAGGCCCGAGCTGAAAGGGAGAAAACGCCAACTGCCGAAACCCCTGTGGAGCCGGTGGATTGGACCTTTGCTCAGAGAGAGCTTCTGGAGAAGCAGGGTATTGACATGAAGcaagagatggagaaaag GCTCACTGAGATGGAAATCTTGtacaaaaaggagaaagaagaagcagACCAACTTCTGGAGCAACAACGACTG GATGGAGACTCTGATAGTGGGGATGACTCAGATAAGAGGTCATGTGAAGAGAGCTGGAGACTGATCACTTCCTTGAGGGAAAAGCTGCCCCCCAGCAAGCTACAAACCATAGTAAAAAAGTGTGGATTACCCAGCAGTGGGAAGATAAGAGAGCCAGTTAAAATGTACCAGATCCCTCAGCGGCGCCGCATCACCAAGGACTCCAAGTGGGTGACGATCTCTGACCTGAAGATTCAGGCAGTCAAAGAAATTTGTTATGAAGTAGCACTCAATGATTTCCGCCACACACGGCAGGAAATTGAGGCCCTGGCCATTGTAAAGATGAAGGAGCTTTGTGCTAGCTACAGTAAGAAGGACCCCAACGAGCGGGACTCGTGGAGGGCGGTGGCTCGAGATGTTTGGGATACTGTAGGGGTTGGTGATGAACGCATTGAGGATCTTATAACCAATGGACCTCGAGCAGGAGTGGTTGTTATGGATGACCTTAAGGTGCACATTGATAAACTTGAGGACATCTTGCACGAGGtgaagaaacaaaataacatgaaagaTGAGGAGATCCGTGCTCTCAGGAACAAGATGGTCAAAATGGAAAAGGTCCTTCCACTCATCACCCCAGAGAGCCAAGAAAAGCCTGTTGTAGGTACTTCTACTTGTGCCACCATTGCTGCCACGACTCCAAGCCCCCGAGATGGAAAACCTCCATTGCCTGAAAAGCTTGATGGAGAGGATGTAGATTCACAAACAGGCCAAAGTACTGGAGATGACTCAACCCTAAAACGAGGCCACATGCGCTGGATGCGTCAGGAGCAGTTACGACTGAAGAACCTTCAGCAACAAGAGATCTCCAAGCAGCTGCGCCGACAGAACGGACCACACCGCTTTATACCCCCAGAAGACCGCAAGCTGCGATTCCCTTTCAAAAGCAACCCTAAGCACCGCAACTCATGGAGCCCCGGTACTCATATCATAATTACAGATCAGCAGGTCATTGAGCTAAAGGTCCCCAAAGAAGCtgtagaggaagaagagggagaaagcCAGGCTGGAGAAGGCCTGCAGTCTAGAGAGAAGATGGCTGCTTCACTAATCCAAGTCACTCCCCCACTGCCAAGCCCATCAGTCCAATGCAGGAGCAAAGACATGGACCAAGGTTCAAGCCAGGGCCACAGAAATAACTATAGGAACAACCAGAACCAGCAGCCCTATGAACGAGGCCGCAGCAACTCTTTTAATCACCGCCAGCGCCCTTCTGGCTCCATGGAGTCACTGCAGCAGTCTGAGAGCAACAGGAGGCACACGCAAGCTTTCTACCAGCCCCGCCACCATCAGAACCAGCCAACACATCCCCAGCCTCACCATCAACAACAACCTTGCTACTATGATAGCATGATGTATACAGATAGCAGATTCAATGGCTACCAGCAATACCCTCCCATTGACCACGCTAACCATTCAATCCCCTTTCGGGCACCTCCTCGAATGCGCAGGCAAATGTCCGCTCCAAATCTAAAAGCCAGCAGAGAGACGGCAGTCTGA